CTCGCGGTCAAAGAAACCTATCTTTTCTGCGAGGTTCCCAATACCAGCCTCAAACTCGGATATTTTATGCTTTATATTTTGCATGCGGAGCAGGTTAGCCTGAAGTTTTTTTGCCTCCCCAAGAAGCCGTGCACTTTCGATGTGGGCTTTTTTTGCCTCTTCTTCATTTTTGCGCGCAGTTTCCAGGGTAAGTTCAAGAGCTTCGAGTTTTTCTTTCGACTGAGTTTCTTTTTCCGCAAATGCCTTTAACTTTTCATTTAGTTCTCCAAGCCTCTGCCCGTAATTTTCTATCAGCGCAAGAGATGTACGGATTTTGCCGTTCAGGGATTCGATTTCAGAAGCGTTTTCAGCCAGCTTTCTTTCAAAAACTTTTGCCTCCCTGAGGGCTTTTTCACTTTCAAGATGGACTTTTTGAGCAGCTTTTTCCTGCTCCCGCAAAGCTTTGATATCCAGAAGGAGCTTACTTCCAGCGGCTTCAAGTTCCTGCTTCCGCTTACCAGAGCTTTCGAGTTTCAAAGAATCTTCTTCTATCCGGGTTCTGTGGGTATCTATCAGTTTTTCTGAAGCTTTTGCCTTTTCAAGGAGCTTTTCAATCTCGATATCATAATCATATGCCTGTTTTTCCAGCTTCTTTGCTTCCTTAAGCCGGTTGAGCTTTTTCTCAAGTTCAGCCCTCTGCAGCTTTATGTCAGCAAGTTCCAGAGAAAGCTTTTCTTTTTTCTCTTCGCACTCTTCTGCCGTGCATGCAATTCCTGACCCTTTCAACTCCTGCCCGCAGGTAGGGCACTTCCCTTCGGCAAGCAGTTCCCGGTTTTTACGGAGGGTATTTTCAATTTCCCTTAAAGTAACCTCAAGCTCCTTTTCTTTTCCATGAAGACGGTTTTTGTTTTCCAGCAGAAGCTCGTTAAAATCCTCAAGGTTTTCAAGCTGCTCCTCTGTGAAACCAAGAGCCTTCAGCCCTGCAAAAACTTCAGATTTCTGCTCCTGAAAATCCAGCACTGCTTTTGAGTTATCCCTGATTTCCTTTTCAAGCGCCTCAATCTCCGATTTCCCTTTACTGACCGCAACCCTGCAGCTTTGCATTTCAGAATCAAGCTCACGAAGGCTTGCATCCCCGGATTCTTTTTCCTTAAGAGCAAAGCCAAGTTTTGTCGATACTTCATTTTTCCGGTCTCTGAGAAGGCTTTCCTTTTCTTCGAGTTCCTTTATGACTGAAGCAATTTCACCAGCAGCTCCAAAACCTGCTTTTTCCCTCAGCCGCTTATTTTCCTCTTCGAGCTGCTTTATATTTGCCCTGTACCCTTCAATTTCTTTATTTGCAGCTCCGATACTGGTTCTGCATTCAACGAGAACACGCTCAGTCTCAACTTTATCTTTTTCAAGCTCACGCAATGCCTGTACGCCTGTTTCTTCTTCTTTCAGGAGGAGGGCAAGTTCTTTTGATCCGGAATTTACTTTTTCCCTGGCAGAAGATTCCGACTTTTCCTGCTGCAAAAGCAGGGCTTCAATTTCAAGGTCTCCAAAACCACATTCTTCCCTCATGCCAGAGTTTTCTTCGCCGAGTTCAAGCAGAACACGCCTTTGCACCTGTACTTCTTCAGAAAAAGTTTCTTTTTCTTTAAAACAGGCAGCCTTATCTTCCTGAGATTTACGGATAGCCTGCTTCAAAACCTCAATTTCCTGCAGGCGTTCCCTGTATTCGGCAATCCTGAGGTCAAGTTCTCCTTTACGTGCAGCTGCAAATTCTTTCTTTTTATTAAGCTCTTCGAGAATAGCATCAGTTTCTTTTACTTTCTGCCTGAGCCTGTTAACAGCTGCAACCGGCTCGGTGCTTTCGATTCCCTCGATTTCGGCTTTCACTCCCAGAAAGCTGTTTTTTGCATCCCTCTCAAGCCTTCTTACAGCAGTCTTTGCATACCCTGCCCTTTCGCGGTACTCCTCGAGTTTTCCAAGCTGCAGCAGGTCGTCAATCATTCGCTGCCTGTCCCTTGGCTTTGCATTGATAAGGACGTCAATCTCCCCCTGCCGGATATATGCGCAGTTCCTGTATGCCTCTTCATCCATGTTCAGGAGGGCACAGACTTCTTCATAGGTACGGGTTGCCTGGTCAACGATATTTTCTCCGTCAGCAAACAGCACACATCTTGAGTTCGAAGCATTTTCACTTTTTAAAGAATACCTGAAAGCCTGCTCAATGAGGTACTCCCTGCCGAGGTGTTCAAATCCAAGATGAATCTTTGCACTTTCCGCCCCTTTGAAGATCATATCAGCAAGCACAAAGTCTTTTGAAAGGATTTTGCTCCCGAAAAGCCCCATGAAGCAGGCTTCGAGCAGGCTTGATTTCCCACTTCCGTTTACCCCGGAAATTACAGTTACTCCGTCTTCGAAGGTGAAGTCCAGCTTTTTATAGCTCCGAATATTTTCTATGTACAGGTTTTTCAGCTTCACAGGTAATCACCAAGGTTATACTGTCTGGGAACGGCAGATTTTTCTTTTCCTTTCCTATGGCTCTGCTTTACAGTTTTTGTGGCTTTATCCGGAACCCCAACAGGCTTTTCTTCAGAAAGCTTTCCGTCAACAGGCTTTTCGTCTGCATCTGCTTCAGAATTTTCCTTCAAAATTTCAGGCGACGGAATGCTTTCAGGCGGAGAAATAGCTGAGAAACCAGCCTGGGAGTTATCTGAGAAACTAACCGGTGAACTGGATTGGGGAGCAGTAATGACTCCGGAATCAGGAGTTACTTTAGAAATTTCATCTTCTGCAGCTGTTTCCACAGAACCGGCAATTGAACCGGCGGTTTCAGGCGATTCGGGGACTACATCATGTTTTTCAAAAATCTTATTGAGAGATTCGTTGAGAGATTCAGACCTTTGAATTCTCACAGGAACCCTCAGGGTTTCGGATTTCGCTGCTACTGCTGCCGTAAACTCAATTACTCCCGCAGGCTTGGGATTTTCAATTTCTTCAGCTGCACCTGGCGGTTTAAGTTCTTCAGGCTCTTTGATTATGGCAGAGCTGGAAGGACTGGAAGGACTAACAGTACTGACAGAGTCGATCGGGCTGACAGAACCGGAAGACTCGATTGAGCTGACAGAACCGGAAGACTCGATTGAGCTGACAGAGCTGGAGGGATCGACCGGACTGACATGACTGACAGGGATTTTTATCATGAAATCCGGGTCTTTGAAATCTATTGCCTCAATCAACCCGAGAAGCCGGTTCTCGGTCTCTTCATCAACCCTTGACCTGGGCACATCCGGGCTCCGGATAACCTCATCGACTATCAGACCGCCGTCGTTCAGGCTCATCCTGCGGAGCTCTTCGGCAACAGCCCTGTCAGGGTCATGAAATGCAACTTTAATAACTTCTTCCGGAATCCCGTCTTTTATCCTTGCATCTTTGACCTTTGCCACAAGAGCTCCTTTGCTCAGGAGGTATTCTTCGATTTCACTGAAGGAGAGGACCGAACCCGAGTCTCCTGAAACATCCAGAAATACTACGGATTCAGGAATCTCTTCGAGATGCTCGTTTACAGCAGAAAAAATCTGTTCGAAGGGCTTTTCTTCCCCGTCAACTTTTGCAGTAATGAAAAGGAAATTTCGGGTAGGGATCGTCCTTCTACTGATTTCCAGCCCTTCCCCGGAAAGAGTGATAATGCTGTAAGAACGGGGCTCTTTTTCAGATGCGCTGTTGCGTTCCGTGCTCCCCGAGTATGTGACCCATGACTCCCCCACCTTTATTTTCTCATATTCATGGTAGTCACCGAGGAGAACTGCATCAGCCTTAAAAGGAAGATTTTCTATCACCTCAGCACAGTCCCAGTCCGGAAACGGGGAAGGCTGCATGATCTGGTGCATTACAAGCAGCTTCCTGCAATTTTCAGGCAGAGACTCCGGAATTTCAAATCCAGAATAATCGAAAAGAGGAATTTTTGATTTCGGGACACTGTCAATCCCATAGATTGCTACATCCCCGACCATCTTCGGGGCTTTCCCGAGCCTCCCCGCAAGCCCCATTTCCTCAAAGAGGTCAAGCCACTGGGTACTTTGCTTGCTCTCGTGGTTCCCGACAATTCCGAAAAAAGGTATGTTTGCGACCTTTAACCGGGAAAGGACGTTCATAGTCTCAAGGAGGTCTTCAAGGGTCGGGTTCCGTGAATCAAAAAGATCCCCCGCATGCACGACAGCATCAACCTGCATGTCAACCGCATCCTTTATGACCGTCTCAAAAGCCTTAAAAAAGTCCTGCCTACGTACCTCGCTGTGGTACTGCCGGTATCCCAGGTGCGTGTCTGCTGTGTGGAGTATCCTTATTTCCCGGTCCATGGTATCAGTCTCTAGTTTTTACGGTATAGGGATTTGTATATTAGTATTTAACTGATTTCCATAGAAGCAATCCGCAGCTGAACAAGGAAAAATTCACATTATGAAGGATGAAATCTTGCACCTCGCATAAACATGAAAAACTCAAAGATATTAAGCAACCCAATTTGGAGGAAACGTGGATTTTTGTAGTTATTTTAGAACTTTTCATATTACCTGTTCCAGAAGTTGTCCATTCTCTTTCAACCATGATTTTGCCTTATCCATTGTTGGAGATTGTGCGCGGACAATATTCCAAAATCTGGGAGTATGGTTAGGCTCAATAAAATGAGCAAGTTCATGAATGATAACATAATCAATAACAAACATTGGTGCCTTTATCAACCGCCAGTTGAAGTTAACATTGTTCTTCACGGTACATGACCCCCAACGATAGCGGTTATCAACTATCTTGACCTCGGCAAAGTTGACACCAAGCTCACGAGCGTGTTTCTTGACTCGCGGGACAATTTTTTCTTTGGCTTTGCCTATATACCACTCTCGCAAGGTTTCTTCTCGCTTTTCCCCCTGAGTAGCCGGAATAAGGAATCGCTGGGAGAACTTAATCTCGGATAAGCCCATTTTAACCAACTCTATACGGTATTGACGACCTAAATAAAGTGCGGATTCGCCACTAACCAGTTCTTTTCCCGGTGGATGAGGAAGATCCTGATATTTTTGTGGATGGTTAATTTTTTCGTATATCCACTGACGTTTTGAATCCACTACCTGCTGTATTTTTTCGTCAGATACTCCTTCCGGTGCATGCACCACTATACTTCGGTCCCTTTCTACGGTGATGTTTAATTTTTTTCGCTTGGATGATCTTTTAATTGTATAGACCAAATCCATTGAAAATTACTCCGCATAGAGAATGATGTCATTGTTTTTCTCAGCTATTTCCATGATCCGGCTTATGAGTTGAGCACGGTTTTTTACGAGAACGGGCATATTTGCAAATTCCGATGCAAGAAGTATACTCTGAATCTCTGCTTTCAACTTGTTGCGTGCAGGAATACTTTCCCAAAATCCGGTGAGTTTCAATTCACGCTCTACGACTAAAAAGATCTGCTGCGTCAGATTGACAAGCGAAGAGATTTCGTCCTCACTAAGATTTTTCTCTCCAAAGACTTCGTGTTTAAACATTCGGAACAGCGGCATTTGCTTCTTCCTATGAAGCCCATAAGTAGGCTCTTTACTGGCATTGATGATACGCACCCTTAATTCTTCCAGTTCCTCGTAAATCCTCTCCCAGTTGTCATGGAATTCTCTAAAAATATTCGCCAATGCTTCTGCAAAAGAAGCTTGAAGGTCCGGGTCGTCATCCAGTTCGACATCAAGATAGTGGCGAATTGCGTGTTCAACCTCTGCTGCCTTTGTTTTGGTACGGGTACGTTTGCCTGCTTGTTTTAGAAAATCCTCATCGAGGATGGAAATTGGCTTGACTTTCACTGCAATGCCTTTTGACTCAAGATAAACATCGGTAATAGCACGTAGTTTCGGAGGGATGCCTTTCATACTCAAGCGTCCATCACGGAAGTGTTCACCTGCCAGCCCATAGATCTCAGTGAGAGCCTTATAATCGTCAATGTACTCAAGGGCTTGTCGGGCAGGGAATATAAGGTTTAAGCATTTGGTCAGCTTTTTGAACGCTAGCATGAACTCGAAACGCAAGTCTTCATCATAGAAAAGATCGAAGAATGCATCATAATCAGTTAGATCTGTAAGGCCGTATTTTTTGAGCAAATCCATGATAGCTGCATGACTTGCAATGAGTTCGCGCAGTTCGTCCTCTGGGAAACTGAGGGTATCTATCACTTCTTTTTGTTCACGCTCATCGTAGTTTTCCAGGGCTTTTTTCAGGTGATGACCGATGCCTACATAATCAACCACAAAACCTTTTTCCTTGGTCACGCCAGCCACTCGGTTTACACGAGCTATAGCCTGAAGGAGATTGTGTGCGAAGATTACTTTATCAAGATACATAACCTGCTCTACAGGAGCATCAAAACCTGTCAGCAGCATATTATTGACGATGAGGATGCCCATATCGCCAGTAATTCCTTCTTCTTCACTCCCAAAGGCCATCTTGAAGCTCTTGATGCTGGTTTCGTGTTTTGAATTGTCAGAATAGGCCTTAAGTTCTGGTGAATCGTTATTATTGCCGGAAATGATGACATCTGTTTTCAGCTTCTTTAGCTGGCTAAGATCAAGCTTCTTAGGGTTCTCCTTTTCTAAACAGGTAATTTCATCAGCCAATGAAGCATCGATGAATTTCTTATAACGCACTGCCGCCTCACGGGAAGTGGCTACTATCTGGGCTTTGTATCCATTGGAGAACACATGCGTCAGGTAGTGTTCGATCATATCTTTGGCCTTAGCCTCGATAGTTGGCTCAGCTTCCAGATAAGCGTCTCGAGAGCCATAGCCCAGAATTTGAAGACGTTGCTTGAGGTTATATTCGCTGAACACATCTTCAAACGCTTTGTCCATTTCATCCCTGTCGGTGACTTCGGCATTGTGAGTGCGACCTTCGTAGATGATCTCCAGAGTAACGCCGTCCTCGATGGATTGGCGCATTGTGTATTTGTCTATGTAATCGCCAAAGACCCGCTCGGTCTTGTCGATGGGCGTGCCGGTGTACCCAATACGAGAAGCGTTGGGAACGCCCTTGTCAAGGTTTGCTCCCAGAGTCTTATACTGAGAACGGTGCGCCTCATCGATCATTACCAGAATATTCGGGCTAGGATTAAGCTCAGGGAAGACCTCTTTCAGATCAGCTTCGCGGAACTTGTGGATCATAGCCATAACCAGATCCGATGAGTCCGAATGCAGGAGTTCTTTCAAGCTTTTCCCATCTGGTTTTTTCTTGGGATTTATAAATTCGGCTGCCTTGACCGTAAAACCGATGCTCTGACTTGTTTCCGAAAGTTGTTGTTCCAGCTGGGTTCTATCGGTAACAAAAACTACCTTCCAGTGGGAAAGCTGGGGATGCTGGTACATTTCACGCACCATGAACATCATTGTAAGAGATTTTCCTGAACCCTGTGTGTGCCAGATAATCCCGCTTCTTTCTCGAGGGCTCTGACCTTCTAAAAGGCGCTTGACAGCCAGTTTGACGGCGCGGAATTGCTGGTAGCGGCCCACGATCTTGATTGTCTCGCCTTTATCATTGACAGAGAATAGAGTGAAAGTACGGATGAGATCCAGCAGGTTATTGCGGTCAAGCATTCCGGCGACCAGACGCTGCTGATCATTGGGACCGCTGCTGCCATGCTCCAGCTCGTCAACAGTACGAGGATAGGGGTCAGCCCAGCGGAAGAATTGATTTTCGTTATGGGTAGTAATAGTACCGAACTTAGCCTCCTGGCGGCAGGTGACGATAACGATCTGATTGTAATAAAAGAGAGGGGAGCTGCCTTCTCCCTTGAAACCGCGCTGTTCACTGTAACGCAGTATCTGGTCAATAGCTTCGGGAATAGCATCTTTGACCTTAGGTGATTTGCACTCGATAACCACTACCGGCAGACCATTAAGGAACAGTACGATATCCGGAAAGATATGGTGCTCGGTACCGAGGATACGCACCTTGAACTGGCAAACGGCAATAAAGCGGTTGTTATCCCGATGCTTAAAATCCACAAAACGTACTGTTGGGCTTTTTTCACCTGTTTGGCGGTTCTCACTGACACTGGTGTTTTCCAGCAACAGGGAAAAGACGTGGCGGTTGTTTTTGATCAGGTCGGTTCCAGGAAAGCTTGCAGTAAGTTGCTTAATTACTTCCTCTACCTGATCATCTTCCAGCCAAGGATTTATGATCTTGATCTGCTCACGCAAAATCGGAAGCATCACCACCTCGGTAAAGCTCTGCCTGTAGCTGTCACTGGGATGCTGTTTATTATCGAGATCAATAATTTCCCAATCCAGGCTATGAAGTTGATTGAGAAAAGGTTTTTCGACGTGGTTGCGTTCGTCGAGTTTTATGTGAGGAGGTGTTTTGTCTTGGATCATGATTTCTCATCTTTTCTCTGTCCTAAACTTCTTTATTAGAGAGATGAATATTTTTATTGATAACAAATGTATTATTTAGAAAGAGCATATCGATTTTCTCTCACCTTGAAAGCGGGTTCTCCCCCTTCCAGAAGAAGACAAACCGCTTCACGCACCCCAAGGTTACTAGCCTTCCCAATGTGTTCCAGAGAACCAGGATTGTACTTTATAGTGGGGTATGACTGCGAATTTGACCTTTCTGCAGTGGCTATTATAACCTGCTCAGCATCAGTAGCGACTACTAAATTTGGGTTGTGTGTCACCAATATAATTTGACGGCGTTTTTTTGCTTTCCGTATATATGGCACCAGCTGGTCATATACCGATGAGTTGTCGAGGTTACCTTCTGGTTGGTCAATTATTAGGGGGCGAGTATCATCCTCGTCCATCAGGAGATAGAGAACCAGCAATGCAATGCCTCGTGTGCCAGGAGATAGGTATTCGAGTTCTGTTTCATTGTATCGAATCTTATAGTTGAGCGAAATATGGTCAGTGGAATACATCCAATCATAAAGCTCAACGAGTGATGTTTT
This window of the Methanosarcina mazei S-6 genome carries:
- a CDS encoding DNA double-strand break repair ATPase Rad50; the protein is MKLKNLYIENIRSYKKLDFTFEDGVTVISGVNGSGKSSLLEACFMGLFGSKILSKDFVLADMIFKGAESAKIHLGFEHLGREYLIEQAFRYSLKSENASNSRCVLFADGENIVDQATRTYEEVCALLNMDEEAYRNCAYIRQGEIDVLINAKPRDRQRMIDDLLQLGKLEEYRERAGYAKTAVRRLERDAKNSFLGVKAEIEGIESTEPVAAVNRLRQKVKETDAILEELNKKKEFAAARKGELDLRIAEYRERLQEIEVLKQAIRKSQEDKAACFKEKETFSEEVQVQRRVLLELGEENSGMREECGFGDLEIEALLLQQEKSESSAREKVNSGSKELALLLKEEETGVQALRELEKDKVETERVLVECRTSIGAANKEIEGYRANIKQLEEENKRLREKAGFGAAGEIASVIKELEEKESLLRDRKNEVSTKLGFALKEKESGDASLRELDSEMQSCRVAVSKGKSEIEALEKEIRDNSKAVLDFQEQKSEVFAGLKALGFTEEQLENLEDFNELLLENKNRLHGKEKELEVTLREIENTLRKNRELLAEGKCPTCGQELKGSGIACTAEECEEKKEKLSLELADIKLQRAELEKKLNRLKEAKKLEKQAYDYDIEIEKLLEKAKASEKLIDTHRTRIEEDSLKLESSGKRKQELEAAGSKLLLDIKALREQEKAAQKVHLESEKALREAKVFERKLAENASEIESLNGKIRTSLALIENYGQRLGELNEKLKAFAEKETQSKEKLEALELTLETARKNEEEAKKAHIESARLLGEAKKLQANLLRMQNIKHKISEFEAGIGNLAEKIGFFDREIVERSDRIRQLERKLEGNRLEELQQKLVLFEEAHVNMTEKIREITAEKDTLLKEIGMIENSLKRLKELKEELKALENKRLYLEAVYNNADELENTYMRVRADMRARNIGALSILLNEMFSFMYTNNAYSHIELDPEYNLTVYRKDGTPLEPKLLSGGERAIFNLVLRCAIYRLLALGFGGDRPDGLPPMILDEPTVFLDRGHVRQLLKLIDMMRSIGVGQIIVVSHDESLIDSADHVFQVEKDPLTNMSSITKI
- a CDS encoding metallophosphoesterase family protein, giving the protein MDREIRILHTADTHLGYRQYHSEVRRQDFFKAFETVIKDAVDMQVDAVVHAGDLFDSRNPTLEDLLETMNVLSRLKVANIPFFGIVGNHESKQSTQWLDLFEEMGLAGRLGKAPKMVGDVAIYGIDSVPKSKIPLFDYSGFEIPESLPENCRKLLVMHQIMQPSPFPDWDCAEVIENLPFKADAVLLGDYHEYEKIKVGESWVTYSGSTERNSASEKEPRSYSIITLSGEGLEISRRTIPTRNFLFITAKVDGEEKPFEQIFSAVNEHLEEIPESVVFLDVSGDSGSVLSFSEIEEYLLSKGALVAKVKDARIKDGIPEEVIKVAFHDPDRAVAEELRRMSLNDGGLIVDEVIRSPDVPRSRVDEETENRLLGLIEAIDFKDPDFMIKIPVSHVSPVDPSSSVSSIESSGSVSSIESSGSVSPIDSVSTVSPSSPSSSAIIKEPEELKPPGAAEEIENPKPAGVIEFTAAVAAKSETLRVPVRIQRSESLNESLNKIFEKHDVVPESPETAGSIAGSVETAAEDEISKVTPDSGVITAPQSSSPVSFSDNSQAGFSAISPPESIPSPEILKENSEADADEKPVDGKLSEEKPVGVPDKATKTVKQSHRKGKEKSAVPRQYNLGDYL
- a CDS encoding M48 family metallopeptidase; the protein is MDLVYTIKRSSKRKKLNITVERDRSIVVHAPEGVSDEKIQQVVDSKRQWIYEKINHPQKYQDLPHPPGKELVSGESALYLGRQYRIELVKMGLSEIKFSQRFLIPATQGEKREETLREWYIGKAKEKIVPRVKKHARELGVNFAEVKIVDNRYRWGSCTVKNNVNFNWRLIKAPMFVIDYVIIHELAHFIEPNHTPRFWNIVRAQSPTMDKAKSWLKENGQLLEQVI
- a CDS encoding type I restriction endonuclease subunit R, which encodes MIQDKTPPHIKLDERNHVEKPFLNQLHSLDWEIIDLDNKQHPSDSYRQSFTEVVMLPILREQIKIINPWLEDDQVEEVIKQLTASFPGTDLIKNNRHVFSLLLENTSVSENRQTGEKSPTVRFVDFKHRDNNRFIAVCQFKVRILGTEHHIFPDIVLFLNGLPVVVIECKSPKVKDAIPEAIDQILRYSEQRGFKGEGSSPLFYYNQIVIVTCRQEAKFGTITTHNENQFFRWADPYPRTVDELEHGSSGPNDQQRLVAGMLDRNNLLDLIRTFTLFSVNDKGETIKIVGRYQQFRAVKLAVKRLLEGQSPRERSGIIWHTQGSGKSLTMMFMVREMYQHPQLSHWKVVFVTDRTQLEQQLSETSQSIGFTVKAAEFINPKKKPDGKSLKELLHSDSSDLVMAMIHKFREADLKEVFPELNPSPNILVMIDEAHRSQYKTLGANLDKGVPNASRIGYTGTPIDKTERVFGDYIDKYTMRQSIEDGVTLEIIYEGRTHNAEVTDRDEMDKAFEDVFSEYNLKQRLQILGYGSRDAYLEAEPTIEAKAKDMIEHYLTHVFSNGYKAQIVATSREAAVRYKKFIDASLADEITCLEKENPKKLDLSQLKKLKTDVIISGNNNDSPELKAYSDNSKHETSIKSFKMAFGSEEEGITGDMGILIVNNMLLTGFDAPVEQVMYLDKVIFAHNLLQAIARVNRVAGVTKEKGFVVDYVGIGHHLKKALENYDEREQKEVIDTLSFPEDELRELIASHAAIMDLLKKYGLTDLTDYDAFFDLFYDEDLRFEFMLAFKKLTKCLNLIFPARQALEYIDDYKALTEIYGLAGEHFRDGRLSMKGIPPKLRAITDVYLESKGIAVKVKPISILDEDFLKQAGKRTRTKTKAAEVEHAIRHYLDVELDDDPDLQASFAEALANIFREFHDNWERIYEELEELRVRIINASKEPTYGLHRKKQMPLFRMFKHEVFGEKNLSEDEISSLVNLTQQIFLVVERELKLTGFWESIPARNKLKAEIQSILLASEFANMPVLVKNRAQLISRIMEIAEKNNDIILYAE